Proteins from one Rhineura floridana isolate rRhiFlo1 chromosome 16, rRhiFlo1.hap2, whole genome shotgun sequence genomic window:
- the CETN2 gene encoding centrin-2 isoform X2 has product MASSYKKAPLGAPPQRKKAAPKTELTEEQKQEIREAFDLFDTDGTGTIDVKELKVAMRALGFEPRKDEIKKMILDIDKEGTGKITYHDFLGVMTQKMAEKDSKEEILKAFKLFDDDETGKISFKNLKRVAKELGENLTDEELQEMIDEADRDGDGEVNEQEFLRIMKKTSLY; this is encoded by the exons GCCTCCAGCTACAAGAAGGCACCACTGGGAGCTCCACCCCAGAGAAAGAAGGCAGCTCCCAAAACTGAGCTCACTGAAGAGCAGAAGCAGGAGATCCGGGAGGCCTTTGATTTATTTGATACAGATGGGACTGGGACCATTGATGTGAAAGAATTGAAG GTTGCTATGAGAGCACTTGGGTTTGAACCCAGGAAAGATGAGATCAAGAAAATGATCTTAGATATTGACAAGGAGGGAACTGGAAAGATAACCTACCACGACTTCTTAGGAGTGATGACCCAGAAAATG gctgaaaaagattcaaaagaagagattctgaaaGCCTTCAAACTGTTTGATGATGATGAAACTGGCAAAATCTCTTTCAAAAACCTCAAACGTGTGGCCAAAGAACTGGGGGAGAATCTTACAGACGAGGAACTGCAG gaaatgATTGATGAAGCTGATCGGGATGGAGATGGAGAGGTCAATGAGCAAGAGTTCTTGCGAATCATGAAGAAGACCAGCCTCTACTGA